In Verrucomicrobiia bacterium, the DNA window AAAACACGCGTCGAAGAAGATTCTCTCGGCAGGAAAAGCGTGCCCGCCTCCGTTTATTACGGCGCGGAAACCGCGCGCGCGCTTGAAAACTTTCCCGTGACGGGACTGCGCTTCCACCCGGATTTCATCTGGGCGCTGGCCATGATCAAAAAGGCCTCGGCCCGCGCCAATCTCGCGCTGCGGCGCCTCGATGCCCGGCGCGCCCGCGCCATTGTCCGCGCCTGCGACGAAATCCTGGCCGGCAGGCTCGCGGATCAGTTCCCCACCGACGTGCTGCAGTCCGGGGCCGGCGTTTCCGCGCATATGAATTTCAACGAAGTCGCGGCCAACCGCACCCTTGAAATCCTCGGCCGCAAAAAAGGCGATTACGCTTTTCTGAACCCGCACGATCACGTGAATATGGGCCAGTCCACCAATGACGTGGTGCCGACCGCGATGCGGCTTGCCGCTTACAAGCTCGCGCGTTCTTTCGGCGAGTCGTCGCGCGTTCTCGAAACGTCTCTGAAGCGCAAAGCCGCGGCTTTCCAAAAAATCGTGAAGGCCGGAAGAACGCACCTGCAGGACGCGGCGCCCGTCACGCTCGGACAGGAATTCGGAGGCTGGGCACGCCAGTTTGAAAAAGCCCGCGGCCGCGTGGAAACACTGGCGGAAAACCTCCTGGAGCTCGGCCTCGGCGGCTCGGCCGTGGGCACAGGGCTCAACACCACGCTCGCCTACCGCCGCAAAGTCATCGGCTTCCTGAAATCCCAGACCGGTTTCCGCTTGCGCAGCGCCGCCGACCTTTTCGAAGTCATGCAGTCCGACGCGGACCTCGCCGCGGTTTCCGGAACGCTGCGGGATTATTCGCTTTCCCTGCTCCAGGTTTCCAATGACCTGCGTCTTCTGAGCTCCGGCCCTTTGACGGGCCTCGCGGAAATCCGGCTGCCGCCGCGCCAGCCCGGCTCGTCCATCATGCCGGGAAAAATCAATCCGGTGATGCCGGAAGCCGCGGCGCAATGCGCGTTCCAGGTCATCGGCAACGACGCGGCGGTCGCCATGGCCGCGGGCGCGGGCCAGCTCGAATTGAACGTCATGCGTCCGGTGATCGCGCACAACCTGCTGCAGTCGCTTGAAATCCTGAAGAACATCACGCGCCTTTTGAAAATCCATTGCATCGACGGCATCACCGCGGACGCGGCGCGCTGCGAGCATTACGCGGAAACAAGTTTCGGCATTGCCGCGGCGCTCAATCCCGTCATCGGATATTCGCAGGCCGCGGCGTGCGTGAAAGAAGCGCTGAAGACCGGCGAAACGCTGCGGGAAGTCGTGCTGCGGAAAAAACTCATGAAGCCTGCGGAACTCGAAAAAGTTTTATCGCCCGCCCATCTCACGCGGCCAAAAGCCTGACCTCGCCCCAAGCCCATTCCAAGGCTAACCCATTTGCTTTAAAAGAGTTACGGGACAACAAGAAAGCTTAAGCCGCGGCCTTGAGCTGCGCGGCGGTCTCGGCCTCGAGGGCAAGACGGCTGGCCATGTACTCGAAAGCGTTGAGCGCGCCTTCGTTTTCGATGCGGATCACTCCGTTTTCGAGGCGCTGCAGGCCATGGACGGTTTTGTTCGAAAGCGCAGTCACGCCGGCAAGAAGCAGCTGCGCGGGAGTGGCGGAAGCCGCCTTCGCGATCGGCTTTTCGTCGCCGAAGCGCGCGGCATCGAGCGATTCGCGGGCCTGCGACCGGCGCAGCATGTCTTCGGGATTGGGCGCGATCACCAGATCCGCCGGGCCTTCCACGCGCAATTTGGAATCGCGTTCGGGCGCGGTAAGAACCGCAAGGCTGCCGGAAGAAATGAGTTTGCGCGCCAGATTTCCCGAAACGCCGTTCAGCAGGCGGATCAGTTCTTTCTTGTCGTCGCGCGAATTCACGACGAGCCGCACGCGCACGTTCCGGTTCACGATGGCCGTATTGATGGCCGCATCGATGAGTCCCTGATAAAGCGCGGACCTGTCGGCATGCTCGCGCCACGCATCGCCCACTTGATACTCGAGCATCGCGCTTTGCTGGATCGAACGCAGAGCGGCAAGATAAGTTTCCGCGGCCGCGGTGTCTTCCTGGCTGAACTGCGGCGTTTCGGGAGCGGCATACCCCTGCGGCACGCCCAGGAGTCCCGACGCAGTCTGCAGGATCAGCGCGAGGCGTTCTCCGAAACGCGTGACGTCCGCGTCCAGGCGCGCCGTGCGGAACGCGCCGAACCTTCCAAACAAGTTTCCAAAAACGCCCAGCGGCGCGCCTCTTTCGGATTCTTTGAGCCCGAGCAGGTTGTCCGTCAGGACCGCGGCGTTCTGCACCGCTTCCTGTTCGGCTTCATCGATGCCGCGCATCACGCCTTTCCTCACCGCATCGGCCACAGCGGGCGCCGTCTGTCCCCCGGCCCTCAGCGCCTCCAAGTCCCGGGCGGCCTTCCCCGCATCAATCGCGGCGGCTCCGGTCA includes these proteins:
- a CDS encoding aspartate ammonia-lyase, with translation MKTRVEEDSLGRKSVPASVYYGAETARALENFPVTGLRFHPDFIWALAMIKKASARANLALRRLDARRARAIVRACDEILAGRLADQFPTDVLQSGAGVSAHMNFNEVAANRTLEILGRKKGDYAFLNPHDHVNMGQSTNDVVPTAMRLAAYKLARSFGESSRVLETSLKRKAAAFQKIVKAGRTHLQDAAPVTLGQEFGGWARQFEKARGRVETLAENLLELGLGGSAVGTGLNTTLAYRRKVIGFLKSQTGFRLRSAADLFEVMQSDADLAAVSGTLRDYSLSLLQVSNDLRLLSSGPLTGLAEIRLPPRQPGSSIMPGKINPVMPEAAAQCAFQVIGNDAAVAMAAGAGQLELNVMRPVIAHNLLQSLEILKNITRLLKIHCIDGITADAARCEHYAETSFGIAAALNPVIGYSQAAACVKEALKTGETLREVVLRKKLMKPAELEKVLSPAHLTRPKA